The Mauremys reevesii isolate NIE-2019 linkage group 1, ASM1616193v1, whole genome shotgun sequence genome has a segment encoding these proteins:
- the FAM131B gene encoding protein FAM131B isoform X1: protein MGCIGSRTVGNEVIAVDWKGLKDVDQINMDSTSSLHGSSIHRPSTEQTRTDFSWDGINLSMEDTTSILPKLKRNSNAYGIGALAKSSFSGPLGISRSMKDHVTKPTAMGQGRVAHMIEWQGWDKGNSQQQLHTHEAVRKDADAYSDLSDGEKEARFLAGVMEQFAISEATLMAWSSMDGEDVSVNSNQENPASNYSENYQELMENQDHMAQTQYDSWPHSYVSQGMYCLGSSDAWETSDQSLIASPATGSYLGQNFEETQSNLQESTVIQSSLIQQHQMQQQQPQALLQNPGLVDMWPPQTASVGGGGAESSTYMGVHTEEEGNPLLEKAPLLNKKTSPEEDDAVCRDLESLSPREELEHAALSRKVSDVTSSGVQSFDEEEGEANN, encoded by the exons GGAATGAGGTGATTGCAGTGGACTGGAAGGGATTGAAAGATGTGGACCAGATCAATATGGACAGCACCAGCTCATTGCATGGCAGTAGCATCCACCGACCCTCCACTGAG CAAACCCGGACAGATTTCTCCTGGGATGGTATTAAT ctgTCCATGGAAGACACAACCTCAATTCTCCCCAAGCTGAAGCGGAACTCCAATGCTTATGGAATCGGGGCTCTGGCTAAGTCGTCTTTCTCTG GCCCCTTAGGGATATCCCGCAGCATGAAGGATCACGTCACGAAGCCAACGGCTATGGGACAGGGTCGTGTAGCTCACATGATTGAGTGGCAAGGGTGGGACAAAGGTAACAGCCAGCAACAGCTGCATACACATGAGGCGGTGCGCAAGGATGCTGATGCCTACTCTGACCTGAGCGACGGCGAGAAGGAGGCCCGATTCCTTGCAG GGGTGATGGAGCAGTTTGCCATCTCTGAGGCCACTCTCATGGCCTGGTCCTCCATGGATGGTGAGGATGTGAGTGTCAACTCCAACCAGGAGAACCCAGCAAGCAACTACAGTGAGAACTACCAGGAGCTGATGGAGAACCAGG ATCACATGGCCCAGACACAGTATGACAGCTGGCCTCACTCCTATGTCTCTCAGGGCATGTATTGCCTGGGCTCCTCTGATGCTTGGGAGACCAGCGACCAGTCCCTCATTGCTTCCCCAGCTACTGGTTCCTACCTAGGCCAGAACTTTGAGGAGACCCAGTCCAACCTGCAGGAGAGCACAGTGATTCAGAGTAGCCTCATCCAGCAGCAtcagatgcagcagcagcaaccacaggccctgctccaGAACCCGGGGCTTGTTGACATGTGGCCCCCTCAGACTGCCTCAGTGGGTGGCGGTGGGGCCGAATCCAGCACATACATGGGGGTGCATACAGAGGAGGAAGGGAACCCACTACTGGAGAAGGCCCCGCTGCTAAACAAGAAGACCTCTCCAGAGGAGGACGATGCTGTATGCCGGGACCTGGAGTCACTGTCACCTCGGGAGGAGCTGGAACATGCCGCACTCAGCCGCAAGGTCTCGGATGTCACCTCGTCCGGGGTGCAGTCCTTtgatgaggaggagggggaagcaaACAATTGA
- the FAM131B gene encoding protein FAM131B isoform X2, whose protein sequence is MGCIGSRTVGNEVIAVDWKGLKDVDQINMDSTSSLHGSSIHRPSTEQTRTDFSWDGINLSMEDTTSILPKLKRNSNAYGIGALAKSSFSGISRSMKDHVTKPTAMGQGRVAHMIEWQGWDKGNSQQQLHTHEAVRKDADAYSDLSDGEKEARFLAGVMEQFAISEATLMAWSSMDGEDVSVNSNQENPASNYSENYQELMENQDHMAQTQYDSWPHSYVSQGMYCLGSSDAWETSDQSLIASPATGSYLGQNFEETQSNLQESTVIQSSLIQQHQMQQQQPQALLQNPGLVDMWPPQTASVGGGGAESSTYMGVHTEEEGNPLLEKAPLLNKKTSPEEDDAVCRDLESLSPREELEHAALSRKVSDVTSSGVQSFDEEEGEANN, encoded by the exons GGAATGAGGTGATTGCAGTGGACTGGAAGGGATTGAAAGATGTGGACCAGATCAATATGGACAGCACCAGCTCATTGCATGGCAGTAGCATCCACCGACCCTCCACTGAG CAAACCCGGACAGATTTCTCCTGGGATGGTATTAAT ctgTCCATGGAAGACACAACCTCAATTCTCCCCAAGCTGAAGCGGAACTCCAATGCTTATGGAATCGGGGCTCTGGCTAAGTCGTCTTTCTCTG GGATATCCCGCAGCATGAAGGATCACGTCACGAAGCCAACGGCTATGGGACAGGGTCGTGTAGCTCACATGATTGAGTGGCAAGGGTGGGACAAAGGTAACAGCCAGCAACAGCTGCATACACATGAGGCGGTGCGCAAGGATGCTGATGCCTACTCTGACCTGAGCGACGGCGAGAAGGAGGCCCGATTCCTTGCAG GGGTGATGGAGCAGTTTGCCATCTCTGAGGCCACTCTCATGGCCTGGTCCTCCATGGATGGTGAGGATGTGAGTGTCAACTCCAACCAGGAGAACCCAGCAAGCAACTACAGTGAGAACTACCAGGAGCTGATGGAGAACCAGG ATCACATGGCCCAGACACAGTATGACAGCTGGCCTCACTCCTATGTCTCTCAGGGCATGTATTGCCTGGGCTCCTCTGATGCTTGGGAGACCAGCGACCAGTCCCTCATTGCTTCCCCAGCTACTGGTTCCTACCTAGGCCAGAACTTTGAGGAGACCCAGTCCAACCTGCAGGAGAGCACAGTGATTCAGAGTAGCCTCATCCAGCAGCAtcagatgcagcagcagcaaccacaggccctgctccaGAACCCGGGGCTTGTTGACATGTGGCCCCCTCAGACTGCCTCAGTGGGTGGCGGTGGGGCCGAATCCAGCACATACATGGGGGTGCATACAGAGGAGGAAGGGAACCCACTACTGGAGAAGGCCCCGCTGCTAAACAAGAAGACCTCTCCAGAGGAGGACGATGCTGTATGCCGGGACCTGGAGTCACTGTCACCTCGGGAGGAGCTGGAACATGCCGCACTCAGCCGCAAGGTCTCGGATGTCACCTCGTCCGGGGTGCAGTCCTTtgatgaggaggagggggaagcaaACAATTGA
- the FAM131B gene encoding protein FAM131B isoform X3, with protein MKTHLYHKPQKNCTNNNSVCLTMYSTWSWSPGLSMEDTTSILPKLKRNSNAYGIGALAKSSFSGPLGISRSMKDHVTKPTAMGQGRVAHMIEWQGWDKGNSQQQLHTHEAVRKDADAYSDLSDGEKEARFLAGVMEQFAISEATLMAWSSMDGEDVSVNSNQENPASNYSENYQELMENQDHMAQTQYDSWPHSYVSQGMYCLGSSDAWETSDQSLIASPATGSYLGQNFEETQSNLQESTVIQSSLIQQHQMQQQQPQALLQNPGLVDMWPPQTASVGGGGAESSTYMGVHTEEEGNPLLEKAPLLNKKTSPEEDDAVCRDLESLSPREELEHAALSRKVSDVTSSGVQSFDEEEGEANN; from the exons ATGAAGACTCATCTCTACCACAAGCCCCAGAAGAACTGTACCAACAATAACTCTGTGTGTCTCACCATGTACAGTACGTGGAGCTGGTCTCCAGGG ctgTCCATGGAAGACACAACCTCAATTCTCCCCAAGCTGAAGCGGAACTCCAATGCTTATGGAATCGGGGCTCTGGCTAAGTCGTCTTTCTCTG GCCCCTTAGGGATATCCCGCAGCATGAAGGATCACGTCACGAAGCCAACGGCTATGGGACAGGGTCGTGTAGCTCACATGATTGAGTGGCAAGGGTGGGACAAAGGTAACAGCCAGCAACAGCTGCATACACATGAGGCGGTGCGCAAGGATGCTGATGCCTACTCTGACCTGAGCGACGGCGAGAAGGAGGCCCGATTCCTTGCAG GGGTGATGGAGCAGTTTGCCATCTCTGAGGCCACTCTCATGGCCTGGTCCTCCATGGATGGTGAGGATGTGAGTGTCAACTCCAACCAGGAGAACCCAGCAAGCAACTACAGTGAGAACTACCAGGAGCTGATGGAGAACCAGG ATCACATGGCCCAGACACAGTATGACAGCTGGCCTCACTCCTATGTCTCTCAGGGCATGTATTGCCTGGGCTCCTCTGATGCTTGGGAGACCAGCGACCAGTCCCTCATTGCTTCCCCAGCTACTGGTTCCTACCTAGGCCAGAACTTTGAGGAGACCCAGTCCAACCTGCAGGAGAGCACAGTGATTCAGAGTAGCCTCATCCAGCAGCAtcagatgcagcagcagcaaccacaggccctgctccaGAACCCGGGGCTTGTTGACATGTGGCCCCCTCAGACTGCCTCAGTGGGTGGCGGTGGGGCCGAATCCAGCACATACATGGGGGTGCATACAGAGGAGGAAGGGAACCCACTACTGGAGAAGGCCCCGCTGCTAAACAAGAAGACCTCTCCAGAGGAGGACGATGCTGTATGCCGGGACCTGGAGTCACTGTCACCTCGGGAGGAGCTGGAACATGCCGCACTCAGCCGCAAGGTCTCGGATGTCACCTCGTCCGGGGTGCAGTCCTTtgatgaggaggagggggaagcaaACAATTGA
- the FAM131B gene encoding protein FAM131B isoform X4: protein MEDTTSILPKLKRNSNAYGIGALAKSSFSGPLGISRSMKDHVTKPTAMGQGRVAHMIEWQGWDKGNSQQQLHTHEAVRKDADAYSDLSDGEKEARFLAGVMEQFAISEATLMAWSSMDGEDVSVNSNQENPASNYSENYQELMENQDHMAQTQYDSWPHSYVSQGMYCLGSSDAWETSDQSLIASPATGSYLGQNFEETQSNLQESTVIQSSLIQQHQMQQQQPQALLQNPGLVDMWPPQTASVGGGGAESSTYMGVHTEEEGNPLLEKAPLLNKKTSPEEDDAVCRDLESLSPREELEHAALSRKVSDVTSSGVQSFDEEEGEANN from the exons ATGGAAGACACAACCTCAATTCTCCCCAAGCTGAAGCGGAACTCCAATGCTTATGGAATCGGGGCTCTGGCTAAGTCGTCTTTCTCTG GCCCCTTAGGGATATCCCGCAGCATGAAGGATCACGTCACGAAGCCAACGGCTATGGGACAGGGTCGTGTAGCTCACATGATTGAGTGGCAAGGGTGGGACAAAGGTAACAGCCAGCAACAGCTGCATACACATGAGGCGGTGCGCAAGGATGCTGATGCCTACTCTGACCTGAGCGACGGCGAGAAGGAGGCCCGATTCCTTGCAG GGGTGATGGAGCAGTTTGCCATCTCTGAGGCCACTCTCATGGCCTGGTCCTCCATGGATGGTGAGGATGTGAGTGTCAACTCCAACCAGGAGAACCCAGCAAGCAACTACAGTGAGAACTACCAGGAGCTGATGGAGAACCAGG ATCACATGGCCCAGACACAGTATGACAGCTGGCCTCACTCCTATGTCTCTCAGGGCATGTATTGCCTGGGCTCCTCTGATGCTTGGGAGACCAGCGACCAGTCCCTCATTGCTTCCCCAGCTACTGGTTCCTACCTAGGCCAGAACTTTGAGGAGACCCAGTCCAACCTGCAGGAGAGCACAGTGATTCAGAGTAGCCTCATCCAGCAGCAtcagatgcagcagcagcaaccacaggccctgctccaGAACCCGGGGCTTGTTGACATGTGGCCCCCTCAGACTGCCTCAGTGGGTGGCGGTGGGGCCGAATCCAGCACATACATGGGGGTGCATACAGAGGAGGAAGGGAACCCACTACTGGAGAAGGCCCCGCTGCTAAACAAGAAGACCTCTCCAGAGGAGGACGATGCTGTATGCCGGGACCTGGAGTCACTGTCACCTCGGGAGGAGCTGGAACATGCCGCACTCAGCCGCAAGGTCTCGGATGTCACCTCGTCCGGGGTGCAGTCCTTtgatgaggaggagggggaagcaaACAATTGA